Within Primulina tabacum isolate GXHZ01 chromosome 5, ASM2559414v2, whole genome shotgun sequence, the genomic segment GGATATCAGTAACTGCGCGACCAGGCCAAAGAAAATAGAGAGTGATGATCTCCAATTGATTAAGAATGAAATCCATGTGAGTTGATTTGCACGATTTGCTCCTAAATACCACCAAACAACGATGATGATTCGTACTTGGTATTAAGTTATTCTGTTTTTACATTTTAGTTCTctgaaaatgtttattttctgTTTATAGTCATCATATCAAGATTATAAGTTGTCCGATCACATCGAAACAGAACAACTTTTAGCTCCTGGGGAATCAGATTCAGGTACATACATTTATGTTCAGATCTACTATTTGTAAGACCGAAATAAGTTTTGATGATTGGCATGATGTAATTACATACTTTAGCTGTTCTGAAAAGTGATATACATGTTGTAGGTGGCGAAAGCTCGAGTGCAAAAAGCCTGGAAGCACCAGATGCTAAGATCTCTGAACCAACGCAAGATAATAGTGCTCGTAGTCTTCAAGACAATGAATCATGTGAAAATTCAAACGAGGATGCTGAAATGAAAATTGGCACGGCACCAGCTGAAGAAAATGAATCACGTGAAAGTTCAATGAAGGATGCTGAAAAGAAAATAGACGCTGAACCAACCAAAGAGATGAAAGCAACTGATCAAGCACTAGCTAAAACAGATTCTGATTCCCACCAAAATCTTCCTTCGAGTGGGATCGAAAAACAAGCAGAAGAAGCTCCCGTGAGCTCAAGAAAATCCAAGAAAAGAAAGGGTATAATCTTGCCATCAAGAGTGTCGAAAAGGCTTGCAGGGTGCAAAGCTGAGATTCAGTCCGACTTGGTTCCAAGCAAACAAGCACTTAGAGTTGCTGCTAAGAAATCCCCCAGCAGTGAAGTTAAAACATTACCGAGTTCTTCTTTTGAAACTGTAGCTGATATTCCTTTGTCTTCATGCGTATCAACTTCGAAAGAGATTGCAACACTTCCAATTGTAGTCAATGAAACTCCTCAAGAAATTGAGCCAGTGAAAAATGTTGAAAACCCTCTAGTAGAAAAGGAGGCTATTCGAGTTGAGAAGCAAGCAGATGACAACACAAGATCACAAGAGTGGCAACTTTGTTTTAGATTTGGGAACTCTTGGCCTGATCCATGTCTAGAATTTGCATTCAAGACTCTTACAGAGGTAATACCTTATGAGGAAACACTCGCATTTTCAGGTTGCTTCAGAAAACTGTCCAGCATACCATGCAATCAATCGAATGAATTCTCCAAACCATTAAATTCTGATGTACCTGGTGTCTTTCAAAGTGAAATTCCGGCCCATTCAGAACCACTGAAGCATAAAGGGGTTCTTGATCTGTCTCGTGATAAAAATATCAGCTTCGGTGTAAGTTCTCAACAATCTAGTTCTGAGGCAAGGAACAAGGATTGTGCAATCCTTCCAGTGAGTGAGACGGAGAAACTAACTCCTAAAGCCCCAGGGAGCTTAAGAAAATCGGAGAAAAGAGAGGATCTAAGTTTGGCCTCACAAACATTGGAAAAGCTTGCCTGGAGTGGTATTGCTACAACACATGAATTTGTAGGCGAGAAAACACTTCAACAAGTTGTGGCATTGGACAAAGTCAATAAACCTCTGTTAGAGAACCAGGCTATCCCAGACGATAAGCATAAACCAAAGGACAATGCAATAGCCGAAGAATCGCAACTCTGCTACGAATTTGGGAGCTCTTGGTCCGATCCATGCCTAGATTTCGCATTCAAAACTCTTACAGGGGAAATTTCGGTTGAGGAAACTTTTGCATTTTCAGGGCGCTTTGGAAATCAGTCCGGGGTACCCTACAATCAAGCTAAAGATCCCATTAAACCATCAGGAACTGTTGTACCAACCATTTTTCATAATGAGATTCCTAGTCATTCGGAACAATTGAAGAAAAACAATGAAGTTCATGTGTTGCCAGGAAATAATATAAGCTTCCCGGCTTATAGTGGCTTGAGTTCTCGACAATCGAGCTCGGATGCGAGGAACATGGAGTACCAGACAAAGGTTAGTCTTAGAAAGTAGAAACAAAAATCTTCTATATAGAATCGTCGTTAATGTTTCTTTCCCCAACTGAAACGTTTGTTAGTTTGGACTTGGTGACGAGCATTACCCGTCGCCTTTGTAGTGACTTTTAAGCTGTGTCCGCAACAAATGTACTTATGGGATGCACTGTTATTTTCAGAATGCATGAAAAGATTGTGCAGTTTTATGATCATCAGCTATTTCGTTTATTACCAGATTGATGAGTTTTCCAATTTGCTTAAATACGATGTGTTGTTAAGAGAAAATTCGTAATTCGAAGTTTTTAACGGTCTAGtactctttcttttcttttcttttctgaaATAATAAATCAGTAAGTAGTTTTATTTGGGatgaaacaaaaataaaagcAGTCCAAAAATACCTCCATCTCTACTTTTGGGCTGATTGAGTTATTTTTTCTCTattaaaataatacttttttcctctacttattttaccaaaatttCACTTCTTATACTTATTTATTTTGTTGCTTGTATACGTTTTTGTTTATGGTCTCAGTTATTTATATTTGTCAAGATagtgtttataaaaatataaataatgaaTCATAATTTTTCACACGTTTTATACTTACACACATACACaaaaacaatattatttttaatgtcatTTGAACAGTTATAAACCGGTTTTGAGTATTTCTTCGATACAGATACTTGAATCTGTTTTCTAAGAAGCCTACAttcttgatttattttttttaaaacatgaaaatCCATTTAAACACATTCAAACAGTGAGCAGCATCTTCTTCACGAGTTGTTTCTCAAactgatgaaataaataaatattcagGACTTTTCATTTCTGTCTTTGAATAAACCATCCATTTCTTTCTTCCAGAGCCTGAGACACACTGGCTCACTTTTTATATGCTATAAACGATAATGCCAGCTTCTTTGGACTGTTTTTGTACCTGATCATATGTACATCTGCTAGCAAACTCCAGTGACTTTTTACAGTATGCTGCTGGGCGACTTGCAGATTGGATTCCACGTTTGGAAACCAGTTCAAATAATTTCGTTAACAAAACATTTCCCATAACCTTCATCACCACACAAGCAGCTCACATCTCTAAACCGATGGAAGCGCTCGGTGTCCCTTACCGAAATTTCCCTCCTATACGTCGTGGACATGAATTTGATCGTATCGTGACAGCCCTTGCACATGCACAAGTTCTTCATTACACAAATAGGCATCCCAGGGACACTATTTATGAGCCCGAATGCAGCAGCTAACCTCTCACTATGACCACAGAAAACCTCTGCTTTCGAAGCTTCAACTTCATTTGCATAACTTTCTTGTGGATCATCAAGACCAGCAGCTTTCATTTTGTGGTAAAATCCCTTCAACAGAGCCGTTGTTCGGTTATTTGAGGGTGAGAACCTTCTCCACTGAGGAAAACGTGGATCTTTCCTCTAACTTCAATCCAACTGCAACCGGGATCAATTATCAGCCCCATTTCTCCCATCGTCTTCCCCAATTTTGCAACTTCATCCCACTTAACATTGTCAGAATACAAATTACACAAGAGAATATAATATCCGACGTCCCACTAATCCATCCCAAATATGTGCCTAGCAGCCACTTCTCCGATAAGAGTGTTTGCAACCATACCATGCTCTATAAGTCCGACCCGTTCAGCAAGCTCATGAAGCTTTATGCCAAAATCAAGAAAGCCCAAAGAAGCACAGGCTGACACTCGCAAGAGTGGCATCACACCCTCTAGCTCCATCATTTTACAAGTTTCGATAGCTTTTCAGCCATCCCATTGTTGCTATAACCCGAAATCATCGATGTCCAAGATAAAACATCCTTACACTCGTGATTTATAAAACGATTTACAAGTATTCAAGTGAGTTAGGATGTTTACTTATTATATCCGTTCCAAATATGATGTTTGTTAATCCAGTCAATTTCACGTCACTCTCCCTCATGACAAATCGTACATCGTAGGTAGTGCTTGCGAATTTTTTACAATTCAGAGATTGTTG encodes:
- the LOC142545345 gene encoding uncharacterized protein LOC142545345 codes for the protein MVAGTSPEWLPPGFTEKIKVKDGRKIKVYTDTSTRNKFYSRPAVIRFLGTENQSDTPAKKIKLEVEDESSLKSEISPQSQLEVEDELSSKSVISPQRMPIASSACNSERKNKGKHSFKMVACESESADGIPPGWIVEIKTSKYGNKIRNDRYYIDPNIGYIFSSKKDVIRYLANGDISNCATRPKKIESDDLQLIKNEIHSSYQDYKLSDHIETEQLLAPGESDSGGESSSAKSLEAPDAKISEPTQDNSARSLQDNESCENSNEDAEMKIGTAPAEENESRESSMKDAEKKIDAEPTKEMKATDQALAKTDSDSHQNLPSSGIEKQAEEAPVSSRKSKKRKGIILPSRVSKRLAGCKAEIQSDLVPSKQALRVAAKKSPSSEVKTLPSSSFETVADIPLSSCVSTSKEIATLPIVVNETPQEIEPVKNVENPLVEKEAIRVEKQADDNTRSQEWQLCFRFGNSWPDPCLEFAFKTLTEVIPYEETLAFSGCFRKLSSIPCNQSNEFSKPLNSDVPGVFQSEIPAHSEPLKHKGVLDLSRDKNISFGVSSQQSSSEARNKDCAILPVSETEKLTPKAPGSLRKSEKREDLSLASQTLEKLAWSGIATTHEFVGEKTLQQVVALDKVNKPLLENQAIPDDKHKPKDNAIAEESQLCYEFGSSWSDPCLDFAFKTLTGEISVEETFAFSGRFGNQSGVPYNQAKDPIKPSGTVVPTIFHNEIPSHSEQLKKNNEVHVLPGNNISFPAYSGLSSRQSSSDARNMEYQTKVSLRK